DNA sequence from the Butyricimonas faecalis genome:
TGTAATCGGCTGCGCCATGCTGTCCCGCATGCATGTAGGATGTGATTGTATTTTCGGATTCGTTCCACGGTATATATGGAAAGAGAGCAATTACCCCGCCTTCCTTGAACCGTCTGAACACTACCTTAATAGGTGTTTCCATATCAGTCTGTTGTCTATCCGTATATAATCTTATCCATTTCCCTATCGGGAAACGTGCATAATTCTTCGTTGGTACAATAGTAACGGATATTCTCGTCCTGTTCGACAGCTTCGTCCAAAAGGTTTCGCATGTCATTTTCCAGTTCATGTCCCAGCTCCTCCACCGATATCGTATAGGTTTCCATGCCGGTCGTAATCTCACGCGACGGGTATGCCTTGCCTTTGTAGAAAATTGTACCGATCTCTATGTCTTCGCCACGCCCGGCCATCCTGTCAAGGTATTCCTTGATAATATCCCCATGACACGGATGCGGTTTACAGAAGCATCCCAGAGTCTTTCCCTGCAACTCATGAACCCTGCGCCTGTATTCCGCATCGTTCACCAGCCTCCTGTAAAAATATTCGCGGAATCCGGCCAGTGTCCCGCCCCGGATCATGTCCTGCTTCAGCCTGAACGGATTACCGAAATACCCGTCTTGCCCTTTACCGGCACGACCGATATACACATCGTATGCCTCCTTACGGATATTCACTACTCTTGTATGTTTTCTGTTATCTGCCATACTCATTTGATTTTTAGTTATGATTCCGTTATGAAAGTGACCTTGTAGGTCTTACATGCTTTCCCGAAAGCGGGATTGGTGTCAAATTCCTTGTATGACTCCCAATCCACCGACATGGTGTAGCCGTTCGGAAAGTTTTCGGCGATGAACTTGGTTATCATTTTCTTGTCCTCATCAGACAGGAACAGTTCCTCCCGGGTGCCGTACTCCAATGCAAAAATCGCCCATTCGGGAATGTTGTCCCAAACGAGCGTCTTGCTGTTATTGCCATTCATAATCCTGCTGTTTATTGCTGTGATACCATAAGCTCTTTGATAATGTCGTCGAGCTCTGTTTCCCACTTGTCCGTTCCGTCAATCAGCGAGGGATAGGTAAGCTGTTTCCACTGCCGGTAATCGAAGAGTTTCATACGCAGCGGATAGTAGTCGAAAAGTTTCCGACCTTCGGAGAATACTCTCAAATGGTTTGTCCCGACTTCCATCAGCCTCAGACCATAACGTCCAATGATTTCGTGGAACCTTTTCATCGGGGTGAAGTTACTTCTGCTCATACCTTTTTATTTTTGAGTTAAACATTTCACGGCTCGTGAGCCGGTATTTTATTTCTTGCCTGCCTCGCTGTCCCGTGCCGGATTGTGCAAGGCTTTCCGGAAAAATACCGCAAGCGGAGCGCGGAAGATTTTTGCGGAAACCCGTAAGGGCTCGGCCTTGCTCAATCCTGACAGGCACGGGGCGACCTTTGCAGGCTGAAATAAAACAGCGGTATCCTATTCCTCCTTCCTGTCGCTGTCTTCTTTGGGTATCAGGTGCTGTAAATCAGGATCGGTCTTGATGCGTTGCATTTCATCTTCAATTATTTGCAGCACGTCCGCCTTGATACGTGAATAGTTACGCTCTATCTGCTGCTGCATGATGTCGTTGCCGTCCGCATCCTTGAACTCGTTGATGACGGGTATCTTCTTGTAGGCTTTCGTTTCCGCCGCTACTTTCTCGTTGTCAACTATGATACGGGCATGGAAAATCTTCTGGTCTATCTCTTCCCCGAAGTTGTCCGCCACACTGCCCACGAATGTGCCCTGCGAGAGGTTGGCTATCTTGGATGCCGGTATCAGCGAGTCCAGCTGCGTGTTGATGGAGGTGGATGTGTCCTGCCTGTTGATGGAGATGGACTGCCGTTGCTGGAGAATCTTGCCGAAACGTTCCGAAAGGCTTTTGGCCGTTTCCCCGACCACCTGCCCGGAGAAGATATTCCCGACTGTATTTTGGATCACTTTCGCCTCTTTTTCACCGTAGTCACGGGTCAGCTGGGAGAAGTCCTGGAAACCGAGACAGACAGCCACCTTGTTGCTTCGGGCGGTGGCTATCAGGTTATCGATACCACGGAAATAGATGGTCGGAAGCTCGTCTATGATGATGGAACTCTTGAGTTGCCCTTTCTTGTTTACCAGCTTTACAATGCGGCTGTTGTACAGTCCCAATGCCGCCGAATAGATGTTCTGTCTGTCCGGATTATTTCCCACGCAAAGGATTTTCGGGTGTTCGGGATTGTTCAGGTCCAATGTAAAATCATCGCCGGTCATTACCCAGTATAGCTGCGGTGAAATCATCCTTGAAAGCGGGATTTTTGCGCTC
Encoded proteins:
- a CDS encoding DUF6926 domain-containing protein, which gives rise to MNGNNSKTLVWDNIPEWAIFALEYGTREELFLSDEDKKMITKFIAENFPNGYTMSVDWESYKEFDTNPAFGKACKTYKVTFITES
- a CDS encoding DUF4326 domain-containing protein — its product is MADNRKHTRVVNIRKEAYDVYIGRAGKGQDGYFGNPFRLKQDMIRGGTLAGFREYFYRRLVNDAEYRRRVHELQGKTLGCFCKPHPCHGDIIKEYLDRMAGRGEDIEIGTIFYKGKAYPSREITTGMETYTISVEELGHELENDMRNLLDEAVEQDENIRYYCTNEELCTFPDREMDKIIYG